A single Actinomadura algeriensis DNA region contains:
- a CDS encoding Uma2 family endonuclease, which produces MHVVAAGGTPGHAHGPYTLYDLDSLPEDGRRHELADGWLSELPGDVWHDHAAERLKAILKDAARQADADVHVAGAPQDVTTRAGIRKPDVFAVPRDVARLALERRTRTYYGPDLFFVAEVVTPRTGNERTDRVHKVEEYAATGIPHYWLVDLEPRPTVTLMEIADGRYEIVRRVRSGETVEVERPFPIAFDPARLAEME; this is translated from the coding sequence ATGCACGTAGTCGCCGCAGGGGGGACGCCAGGCCACGCGCACGGCCCTTACACGCTGTACGACCTGGACTCGCTGCCCGAGGACGGGCGCCGCCACGAGCTCGCCGACGGGTGGCTGAGCGAGCTTCCCGGGGACGTGTGGCACGACCACGCGGCCGAGCGGCTGAAGGCGATCCTGAAGGACGCCGCGCGGCAGGCGGACGCGGACGTCCATGTGGCGGGAGCGCCGCAGGACGTGACGACCCGCGCAGGCATCCGCAAACCGGACGTGTTCGCCGTCCCCCGCGACGTGGCGCGCCTGGCGCTCGAACGGCGCACCCGCACGTACTACGGGCCCGACCTGTTCTTCGTCGCCGAGGTCGTGACGCCCCGCACCGGCAACGAGCGGACCGACCGGGTGCACAAGGTCGAGGAGTACGCGGCGACGGGGATCCCGCACTACTGGCTCGTCGATCTGGAGCCGCGCCCCACGGTGACGCTGATGGAGATCGCGGACGGGCGGTACGAGATCGTCCGGCGGGTCCGGTCCGGGGAGACGGTCGAGGTCGAGCGGCCGTTCCCGATCGCGTTCGATCCGGCCCGGCTGGCGGAAATGGAATGA
- a CDS encoding cupin domain-containing protein — protein MLLLATLDGWRAQPGPRFVLSEAGGVWAPEDERDLLAVADDAFPEGQVLAITLDPAPGIRPPQAVIDRTTATRVRYLRRGPDGRHTAALDRPATAGALDLLPHPEGGWYRETWRSDVRFVPDGYPGERASATGIYFLLPPGEESMWHVVRSAELWLWHRGGPLHLLLGGDGDRPGEPATIVVGADVAAGQAPQAVVPAGTWQAARPAGPEEVLVSCVVSPGFDFADFRAAP, from the coding sequence ATGCTGCTGCTGGCGACACTGGACGGCTGGCGCGCCCAGCCCGGACCACGGTTCGTCCTGTCCGAGGCGGGGGGTGTGTGGGCTCCCGAGGACGAACGCGACCTGCTCGCCGTCGCCGACGACGCGTTCCCCGAAGGCCAGGTCCTCGCGATCACGCTGGACCCGGCGCCCGGAATCCGGCCGCCGCAGGCGGTGATCGACCGGACGACCGCGACGCGCGTCCGGTACCTGCGGCGCGGCCCGGACGGGCGGCACACGGCGGCGCTCGACCGCCCCGCGACCGCCGGGGCGCTCGACCTGCTCCCCCACCCGGAGGGCGGCTGGTACCGGGAGACGTGGCGCTCGGACGTCCGGTTCGTCCCGGACGGGTACCCGGGCGAGCGGGCGAGCGCGACCGGCATCTACTTCCTGCTGCCGCCGGGCGAGGAGTCGATGTGGCATGTGGTGCGGTCCGCCGAGCTGTGGCTGTGGCACCGCGGCGGGCCGCTGCACCTGCTGCTGGGCGGGGACGGCGACCGCCCCGGCGAGCCGGCGACGATCGTCGTCGGCGCGGACGTCGCGGCCGGGCAGGCGCCGCAGGCCGTCGTCCCCGCCGGAACCTGGCAGGCGGCGCGGCCGGCGGGGCCGGAGGAGGTCCTCGTCAGCTGCGTGGTCTCCCCCGGCTTCGACTTCGCCGACTTCCGCGCGGCGCCCTAG
- a CDS encoding NADP-dependent oxidoreductase gives MSEKMRAVRQDVTGGPEVLELVEVDKPTPGPTEVLVRVHAAGVNPTDWKHRAGKGFLGDPPFTLGWDVSGVVEAVGVGVTIHKPGDEVFGMLRYPFGVGSHADYVTAPSRTFVRKPANIDHVQAGALPLAALTAWQSLVDTAGEREGRRVLVHAAAGGVGHLAVQIAKARGAQVLGTASAGKHGFLRRIGVDEPIDYTSADFADVARDVDVVLDPIGGDYGPRSLRVLRPGGVLVSLLRNAEEGFADAAREAGVRWEQLLVEPDHHAMREIAALAEAGRLHAEIDAVFPLEEAARAHERGESGHVTGKIVLTMAG, from the coding sequence ATGAGCGAGAAGATGCGGGCGGTCCGGCAGGACGTGACGGGCGGGCCGGAGGTCCTCGAACTGGTCGAGGTCGACAAGCCGACGCCGGGGCCCACGGAAGTGCTGGTCAGGGTGCATGCCGCCGGGGTGAACCCGACCGACTGGAAGCACCGGGCCGGGAAGGGCTTCCTGGGCGATCCGCCGTTCACGCTGGGCTGGGACGTGTCCGGCGTGGTCGAGGCGGTCGGGGTCGGGGTGACGATCCACAAGCCGGGCGACGAGGTGTTCGGGATGCTCCGGTACCCGTTCGGCGTCGGCTCGCACGCCGACTACGTGACGGCGCCGTCGCGGACGTTCGTCCGCAAGCCCGCGAACATCGACCACGTGCAGGCGGGCGCGCTGCCGCTGGCGGCGCTGACCGCGTGGCAGTCGCTGGTGGACACCGCCGGAGAGCGGGAGGGACGTCGCGTGCTGGTGCACGCGGCGGCCGGCGGGGTCGGGCACCTGGCCGTGCAGATCGCCAAGGCGCGCGGCGCGCAGGTGCTGGGGACGGCGAGCGCGGGCAAGCACGGGTTCCTGCGCCGGATCGGGGTGGACGAGCCGATCGACTACACGTCGGCCGACTTCGCCGACGTCGCGCGGGACGTCGACGTGGTGCTCGACCCGATCGGCGGCGACTACGGGCCGCGGTCGCTGCGCGTGCTGCGGCCCGGCGGCGTCCTGGTGTCGCTGCTGCGCAACGCCGAGGAGGGGTTCGCGGACGCGGCGAGAGAGGCCGGGGTGCGCTGGGAGCAGCTCCTCGTCGAACCGGATCACCACGCCATGCGGGAGATCGCGGCGCTGGCGGAGGCCGGGCGGCTGCACGCGGAGATCGACGCGGTGTTCCCGCTGGAGGAGGCGGCGCGCGCGCACGAGCGGGGAGAGTCGGGCCACGTCACGGGCAAGATCGTCCTGACCATGGCGGGCTGA
- a CDS encoding sugar phosphate isomerase/epimerase family protein: MPDNSPDKAARPITLFTGQWADLPFEEVCRLASGWGYEGLEIACWGDHFEVDKALADDTYIPAKLETLAEYGLKVWAISNHLVGQAVCDIPDERHQAILPERIWGDGEAEGVRTRAAEEIKDTARAAAKLGVDTVIGFTGSSIWHTVAMFPPTPEAMVERGYADFADRWNPILDVFDEVGVRFAHEVHPSEIAYDYWTTVRTLEAIGHRPAFGLNFDPSHFVWQELDVVGFLFDFRDRIYHVDCKDTKVRTGDGRRGRMASHLPWGDLRRGWDFISTGRGDVPWEDVFRALNAIGYEGPISVEWEDAGMDRLQGAPEALQFVRALNAMEPPTASFDAAFAKDD; this comes from the coding sequence ATGCCCGACAACTCGCCCGACAAGGCGGCACGGCCGATCACCCTGTTCACCGGCCAGTGGGCGGACCTGCCGTTCGAGGAGGTCTGCCGGCTGGCGTCCGGCTGGGGGTACGAGGGCCTGGAGATCGCCTGCTGGGGCGACCACTTCGAGGTCGACAAGGCCCTGGCCGACGACACCTACATCCCCGCCAAGCTGGAGACGCTCGCCGAGTACGGCCTGAAGGTGTGGGCGATCTCCAACCACCTGGTCGGCCAGGCCGTCTGCGACATTCCCGACGAGCGCCACCAGGCGATCCTGCCCGAGCGGATCTGGGGCGACGGCGAGGCCGAGGGCGTCCGGACGCGCGCGGCCGAGGAGATCAAGGACACCGCGCGGGCCGCCGCCAAGCTCGGCGTCGACACCGTCATCGGGTTCACCGGCTCGTCGATCTGGCACACCGTCGCGATGTTCCCGCCCACCCCCGAGGCGATGGTCGAGCGCGGCTACGCCGACTTCGCCGACCGGTGGAACCCGATCCTGGACGTCTTCGACGAGGTCGGCGTCCGGTTCGCGCACGAGGTGCACCCGAGCGAGATCGCCTACGACTACTGGACGACCGTCCGGACGCTCGAGGCGATCGGCCACCGCCCCGCGTTCGGCCTCAACTTCGACCCGTCGCACTTCGTGTGGCAGGAACTCGACGTCGTGGGGTTCCTGTTCGACTTCCGCGACCGGATCTACCACGTCGACTGCAAGGACACCAAGGTCCGCACCGGCGACGGCCGCCGCGGCCGGATGGCCTCGCACCTGCCGTGGGGCGACCTGCGACGCGGGTGGGACTTCATCTCCACCGGCCGCGGCGACGTCCCGTGGGAGGACGTGTTCCGCGCCCTGAACGCGATCGGCTACGAGGGCCCCATCTCCGTCGAGTGGGAGGACGCGGGGATGGACCGCCTGCAGGGCGCGCCCGAAGCCCTCCAGTTCGTCCGCGCCCTCAACGCGATGGAGCCGCCGACGGCCTCGTTCGACGCGGCGTTCGCGAAGGACGACTAG
- a CDS encoding DUF1707 SHOCT-like domain-containing protein has translation MSVQHQPLRASDRDRDEVLVRLHTAYAEGRLSETELDERIDLTLAARTHDDLGRVSADLPGPRPAAAPGAPAGRLQVAYKDTVTRGGRWCVPDAFTSVVYKGRALLDLRTAELTGPVTTLRVVAYKSTVEIVVPAGVRVEVTGMGVSTDVHGAPQTGAPVVRVQGLAYKGRIEAKGARPHPAV, from the coding sequence ATGAGCGTCCAGCACCAGCCCCTCCGCGCCTCCGACCGCGACCGCGACGAGGTGCTCGTCCGGCTCCACACCGCCTACGCCGAAGGCCGGCTCAGCGAGACGGAACTGGACGAGCGCATCGACCTCACCCTCGCCGCCCGCACCCACGACGACCTCGGCCGCGTCTCGGCCGACCTCCCCGGCCCCCGGCCCGCCGCCGCCCCCGGCGCCCCGGCGGGCCGCCTCCAGGTCGCGTACAAGGACACCGTGACGCGCGGCGGCCGCTGGTGCGTCCCCGACGCGTTCACGTCCGTCGTCTACAAGGGCCGCGCCCTGCTCGACCTGCGCACCGCCGAACTCACCGGCCCCGTCACCACCCTCCGCGTCGTCGCGTACAAGTCGACGGTCGAGATCGTCGTCCCGGCGGGCGTCCGCGTCGAGGTCACCGGGATGGGCGTCTCCACGGACGTGCACGGTGCCCCGCAGACCGGCGCGCCGGTCGTCCGGGTCCAGGGCCTCGCGTACAAGGGCCGCATCGAGGCGAAGGGCGCCCGCCCCCACCCCGCCGTCTGA